The genomic DNA GACACAACGGTGGTGGGGCGGGCGCGCTGCAGCCGGGCAAGACCGTCCGTGTGAAGAAGGGCATGGTGTTCGATGTCTACGTCACCGTTCGCAGCTGATCCCTCGATCCGCCGGCTGCTCGAGGAGGACTATTGCCTCACCGTGGACAGCAACCATCTCCTCGTCGAGCACATCCCGTACGTCACCCCCGCAGGGGAGGTGGCGTACGGACGGCTCGCCCTTCCGGTCACGTTCAGCGGGGACGACATCGTGCAGGACGCGACCGGCAGTCACGTGATCTGGTTCATCGGGGAGCAGCCGTGCGACGAGAATGGGAAGCCGATCGAGGGGGCGACGCCGTCGCCGCACGCGGTGACGGCGCATCTCACGGCGTACTTCATGATCTCGAGCAAGCCGCGACGGATCGAGGCCTTCGACACCATGTACGAGAAGGTCAGGTCGTATGCGCGGGTGCTGAGCCACCCGGCGCGCGCGCTCGATCCGACGGTGACGGCGACCCCGGGGGCGGGGTGGTCCGAGGTCCCGGATGACCTGCCCTTCGTGTATCGCGACACCGGGACGGCGCGGGTGGGGCTGGCTGACATGAACGCGCGGTTCCGGGGACAGAAGGTCGCGATCATCGGCCTCGGCGGGACGGGCAGCTACATCCTCGACCAGGTGGCGAAGACGTGGGTTGACAGCATCGACCTGTTCGACGGGGACGTGTTCGACAACCACAATGCGTTTCGGGCACCCGGGGCGGCCTCTCTCGAGGAGCTCGCCCAGCGACCGAACAAGGCCGACTACTTCGCGGGCCGGTATGCGCACATGCACACGGGCATCACCGCCCACCCCACGTTCGTCACCGCCGAGACGCTCGATGTCCTTACCGGGTTCACGTTCGTGTTCATGGCTGCGGCGGACGCGGACGACAAGCCGCAGATCCTGGCCTGGCTGCGCGAACGGGGTGTGCCGGTGATCGAGGTGGGGATGGGGATTCAGGACGAGGGTGGACAGTTGTCCGGCCTGCTCACCGTGGTGAACCACTTCCCGGGCCTTCCGGTTTCGCCAGCGGCGTCCTCCGCGGGCGGTATCAACGAGTACGACCGCAACATCCAGGTCGCGGACCTCAACGCGCTGAACGCGACGCTCGCGGTCCTGGAGTGGAAGAAGCACCTCGGCTACTATGCCAGCGCCGGTGCGACGACGGAGTCCATCTATAAGATCTTCACGGGCGACATCCGTGTTGGCACGGACATCGACACGGATATCGGCGCGGACGGCGCGACGAGTGCGGATGCGGCGCCGTCCGAGGAGGCCGCATGAGAGTGGACCGGATCGTCCCGGAGTTCGTGGCCTCGTTCCCGTCCGATCTAGAGCCGGGTGTGCTGTACGTGTCGACGATGTTCTCCACCACGGCGCACGCCTGCGCCTGCGGATGTGGCCGTGAAGTGATCGCCCCGTTGTCTCCGGCACAGTGGGTGCTCACCT from Microbacterium paraoxydans includes the following:
- a CDS encoding ThiF family adenylyltransferase — protein: MSTSPFAADPSIRRLLEEDYCLTVDSNHLLVEHIPYVTPAGEVAYGRLALPVTFSGDDIVQDATGSHVIWFIGEQPCDENGKPIEGATPSPHAVTAHLTAYFMISSKPRRIEAFDTMYEKVRSYARVLSHPARALDPTVTATPGAGWSEVPDDLPFVYRDTGTARVGLADMNARFRGQKVAIIGLGGTGSYILDQVAKTWVDSIDLFDGDVFDNHNAFRAPGAASLEELAQRPNKADYFAGRYAHMHTGITAHPTFVTAETLDVLTGFTFVFMAAADADDKPQILAWLRERGVPVIEVGMGIQDEGGQLSGLLTVVNHFPGLPVSPAASSAGGINEYDRNIQVADLNALNATLAVLEWKKHLGYYASAGATTESIYKIFTGDIRVGTDIDTDIGADGATSADAAPSEEAA